The following coding sequences are from one Natrarchaeobaculum sulfurireducens window:
- a CDS encoding acyl-CoA mutase large subunit family protein, with the protein MFDPDDLEEIRAGREQWHEETVEPVVDRFGERTETFTTDTGGQDVDRLYTPADVADLDYQEDLGYPGEPPYTRGVYSTGYRGRLWTMRQYAGFSTPEDTNERFHYLLDQGQTGLSMAFDLPTQMGHDSDAPMSAGEVGKAGVAIDSLSDMETVFDGIPLDEVSTSMTINAPASVLLALYIAVGDRQGVDREQLRGTIQNDLLKEYTARNTYIYPPEPSMRIITDIFEFCAEETPKFNTISISGYHIREAGATAAQELAFTLGDGIEYVEAAIDAGLDVDEFAPQLSFFFNGHNNIFEEVAKFRAARRMWHDIMDERFDAENPKSKQLKFHTQTAGSMLTAQQIENNVVRVAYQALAAVLGGTQSLHTNGKDEALALPTEESVRTALRTQQILAHESGAADTIDPLAGSYYVESLTDQVEAEAYELLEEVDERGGMREAIEQQWVQRQIQDTAFERQKEIEDRERIIVGVNEFQIEEDVEMDVEEITEEDERRKIETLEAVREERDDEEAKAKLEALREAARSDENVMPYIIDAVKAYATVGEVCNVFRDEFGEFQPGSSV; encoded by the coding sequence ATGTTCGATCCCGACGATCTCGAGGAGATCCGTGCCGGCCGCGAACAGTGGCACGAGGAAACAGTCGAACCCGTCGTCGACCGCTTCGGTGAGCGAACGGAGACGTTCACGACGGACACGGGTGGCCAGGACGTCGATCGGCTGTACACGCCGGCCGACGTCGCCGACCTCGACTACCAGGAGGACCTGGGGTATCCGGGCGAGCCACCGTACACGCGCGGAGTCTACTCCACGGGATACCGCGGACGGCTCTGGACGATGCGCCAGTACGCCGGCTTCTCGACGCCCGAAGACACCAACGAGCGGTTTCACTACCTGCTCGACCAGGGCCAGACGGGCCTGTCGATGGCGTTCGATTTGCCGACCCAGATGGGCCATGACTCGGATGCTCCGATGTCCGCCGGTGAAGTCGGCAAGGCCGGGGTCGCGATCGACTCGCTTTCGGACATGGAGACGGTCTTCGACGGTATCCCCCTCGACGAGGTGTCGACGTCGATGACGATCAACGCCCCCGCGTCGGTGTTACTCGCACTCTACATCGCGGTGGGTGATCGACAGGGTGTCGACCGCGAGCAACTTCGCGGGACGATCCAGAACGACCTGCTGAAAGAGTACACCGCACGAAACACGTACATCTATCCGCCCGAGCCCTCGATGCGGATCATCACGGACATCTTCGAGTTCTGTGCCGAAGAGACCCCGAAGTTCAACACGATCTCGATCTCGGGCTATCACATCCGCGAGGCAGGGGCAACGGCAGCACAGGAACTCGCGTTCACGCTCGGTGACGGGATCGAGTACGTCGAGGCGGCGATCGACGCGGGCCTCGACGTCGACGAGTTCGCCCCACAGTTGTCGTTTTTCTTCAACGGCCACAACAACATCTTCGAGGAGGTCGCGAAGTTCCGCGCCGCCCGCCGGATGTGGCACGACATCATGGACGAGCGCTTCGACGCCGAAAACCCCAAATCGAAACAGCTCAAGTTCCACACCCAGACCGCGGGCTCGATGCTCACCGCCCAGCAGATCGAGAACAACGTCGTTCGCGTCGCCTACCAGGCGCTCGCGGCCGTCCTCGGCGGAACCCAGAGTCTCCACACCAACGGCAAAGACGAGGCGCTCGCGCTGCCAACCGAAGAGTCCGTACGAACGGCCCTGCGTACCCAGCAGATCCTCGCCCACGAATCCGGGGCGGCCGACACGATCGACCCGCTCGCCGGCAGCTACTACGTCGAGAGTCTGACCGACCAGGTCGAAGCCGAGGCCTACGAACTGCTCGAGGAAGTCGACGAACGCGGTGGGATGCGTGAAGCGATCGAACAGCAGTGGGTCCAGCGCCAGATCCAGGACACCGCCTTCGAGCGCCAGAAAGAGATCGAAGACCGAGAGCGAATCATCGTCGGGGTCAACGAATTCCAGATCGAAGAGGACGTCGAGATGGACGTCGAGGAGATCACTGAGGAGGACGAACGCCGTAAGATCGAGACGCTCGAGGCCGTCCGCGAGGAGCGTGACGACGAGGAAGCCAAAGCGAAACTCGAGGCGCTTCGCGAAGCCGCTCGCAGTGATGAAAACGTCATGCCGTACATCATCGACGCGGTGAAAGCGTACGCGACCGTCGGGGAGGTCTGTAACGTCTTCCGAGACGAGTTCGGCGAGTTCCAGCCCGGAAGCTCAGTCTGA
- a CDS encoding aldehyde ferredoxin oxidoreductase C-terminal domain-containing protein, with product MLHATGPLLTVDVGERAATATTIDETLETYVGGRALATALAHDRIPFDADPFGSENRAYLTTGPLQQSGMSFTGRLNMTGLSPLTDGLVSTNAGGYLSRNLVATGISGLEIVGESDDLLIVHVTDEGVEFEPVPELEGATVPETSDYVATHHDLGPEHCIAIGPAGENLVRFASVMTFDSRAFGRGGLGAVLGSKNVKCVTFDGDVEPGLEVEIPDPPESAVHREAATSDDLMRRQGTTGGTEFINDNFSLPTRYFAEYEFEAVASIGGDAVENKKYKKGACSACAYACKLPTRDDESGLETEGPEFETVYSFGSLQGVGDIVDVMKGNELCDVLGMDTISAGVTVAAYLASEDAFGDAELAHEITEKIAYREGIGDLLAEGVDRAHEDLGVENYTVKGMEFAAHDGRVIHGQGLSYAVANRGADHMYSSMLSLEYRGELDPEGTLGKADTLVERENHAAFRDSGIVCAFGSDYVTAERLETLFDADYDDLLEVGAKTVTLERHFNNERGFDGADDDLPYDLPDLETAIREYYDARGWTDDGTVPAAALESAVPADD from the coding sequence ATGCTCCACGCGACAGGCCCCCTGCTGACGGTCGACGTCGGCGAGCGGGCCGCAACTGCGACGACGATCGACGAGACGCTCGAGACCTACGTCGGTGGCCGAGCGCTCGCGACGGCGCTGGCCCACGACCGAATCCCGTTCGACGCCGATCCGTTCGGCTCCGAGAACCGTGCGTACCTCACGACCGGCCCACTCCAGCAGTCGGGGATGTCGTTTACCGGGCGACTGAACATGACCGGCCTCTCGCCGCTGACCGACGGGTTAGTGTCGACCAACGCGGGAGGCTATCTCTCACGGAACCTCGTCGCGACGGGGATCAGCGGCCTCGAGATCGTCGGCGAAAGCGACGACCTGTTGATAGTACACGTGACGGACGAGGGCGTCGAGTTCGAACCCGTGCCCGAACTCGAGGGGGCGACCGTCCCCGAAACCTCCGACTACGTCGCCACACACCACGATCTCGGGCCCGAACACTGCATCGCCATCGGCCCCGCCGGGGAGAACCTCGTTCGGTTCGCGTCCGTGATGACGTTCGACTCGCGGGCGTTCGGCCGCGGCGGACTCGGTGCGGTCCTCGGCTCGAAGAACGTCAAGTGTGTCACCTTCGACGGGGACGTCGAGCCCGGCCTCGAGGTCGAGATCCCAGATCCGCCCGAATCGGCGGTCCACCGCGAGGCAGCCACCTCGGACGACCTGATGCGCAGGCAGGGAACCACGGGCGGGACGGAGTTTATTAACGACAACTTCTCGCTCCCGACGCGGTACTTCGCCGAGTACGAATTCGAAGCCGTCGCTTCGATCGGCGGCGACGCCGTCGAGAACAAGAAGTACAAGAAGGGCGCTTGTTCGGCCTGTGCGTACGCGTGCAAACTCCCGACGCGCGACGACGAGAGCGGCCTCGAAACCGAAGGGCCGGAGTTCGAGACGGTCTACTCGTTCGGGTCGCTGCAGGGCGTCGGTGATATCGTCGACGTGATGAAGGGCAACGAACTCTGTGACGTCCTCGGGATGGACACCATCTCCGCGGGCGTCACCGTCGCGGCCTACCTCGCGAGCGAAGACGCGTTCGGCGACGCCGAGTTGGCCCACGAAATCACCGAGAAGATCGCCTATCGCGAGGGAATCGGCGACCTGCTCGCGGAGGGTGTCGATCGCGCCCACGAGGACCTCGGGGTCGAAAACTACACCGTCAAAGGAATGGAGTTCGCCGCCCACGACGGGCGCGTCATCCACGGGCAGGGACTGTCGTACGCCGTTGCCAACCGCGGTGCCGATCACATGTATTCGTCCATGCTCAGCCTCGAGTACAGAGGCGAACTCGATCCGGAGGGGACACTCGGGAAGGCCGACACCCTCGTCGAACGCGAGAACCACGCCGCGTTTCGCGATTCGGGAATCGTCTGTGCATTCGGCAGCGACTACGTCACCGCAGAACGCCTCGAGACGCTATTCGACGCCGACTATGACGACCTCCTCGAGGTCGGCGCAAAGACGGTCACGCTCGAGCGACACTTCAACAACGAGCGCGGCTTCGACGGCGCGGACGACGACCTGCCGTACGACCTTCCAGACCTCGAAACGGCTATCCGGGAGTACTACGACGCACGTGGGTGGACCGACGACGGGACGGTGCCCGCCGCCGCGCTCGAGTCAGCGGTCCCGGCCGACGACTGA
- a CDS encoding GNAT family N-acetyltransferase — translation MYVRGAKNREEVWLLDHIEAMGLDGTAFRSRDYVVAVDEASGEKAGFGRIRVHKPDDASSDDADSGRSGRTDAVCELTSIGVLEGWRGQGVGAHVVERLLEYAGDEGFDTVYALTGAGSYLAQFGFRRIEESQLPSVLEVRLEAKREGVDPDAVPYALEVDRFRMPERLREAFKRAPDDSEEAGTDESAEDFGIDPESATYKYDTGR, via the coding sequence ATGTACGTACGGGGCGCGAAAAACAGAGAAGAGGTCTGGTTGCTCGATCACATCGAGGCGATGGGCCTCGACGGGACGGCGTTTCGCTCGCGCGACTACGTCGTCGCGGTCGACGAAGCGTCGGGAGAGAAAGCCGGCTTCGGCCGTATCCGCGTCCACAAGCCTGACGACGCATCGTCGGATGACGCCGACTCCGGTCGCAGCGGCCGCACTGATGCCGTTTGTGAACTCACCAGCATCGGGGTTCTCGAGGGCTGGCGTGGCCAGGGCGTCGGTGCCCACGTCGTCGAACGGCTCCTCGAGTACGCCGGCGACGAGGGGTTCGACACCGTCTACGCGCTCACGGGTGCGGGAAGCTACCTCGCGCAGTTCGGCTTCCGCCGAATCGAGGAGTCCCAACTCCCGTCGGTGCTCGAAGTGCGACTCGAGGCCAAACGCGAGGGAGTCGATCCGGATGCGGTCCCATACGCGCTCGAGGTCGACCGCTTTCGGATGCCTGAGCGGCTGCGCGAGGCGTTCAAGCGTGCGCCGGACGACAGCGAGGAAGCCGGGACTGACGAGTCGGCCGAGGACTTCGGAATCGATCCCGAATCGGCGACCTACAAGTACGATACCGGTCGCTGA
- a CDS encoding aldo/keto reductase — protein MKAAIETETISAGSAEIPTLGFGTARMTGDQCRRAVERALEVGYRHVDTAQLYENEAAVGDAIDASDVPREDVFVVTKVHRDNAAHDDVVASTRASLERLDLETVDLLLLHAPSRRAPLEETIGAMNDLQADGVVEHIGVSNFSVEQLEFAIECSETPIVTNQVKYHPYHHQNELLEWCVENDVCLTAYSPLAEGAVPGDDRLAEIGEPYGKSAVQVALCWLRQQPMVAAIPKAATPSHIETNADVFDVELTDDELDAVGDLGDGRWSRLAGRLGLR, from the coding sequence ATGAAGGCAGCCATCGAAACTGAGACGATCAGCGCAGGCAGTGCCGAGATTCCAACACTCGGATTCGGGACGGCTCGTATGACCGGTGATCAGTGTCGCCGGGCCGTCGAACGAGCCCTCGAGGTCGGCTACCGCCACGTCGACACCGCTCAACTGTACGAGAACGAGGCCGCAGTCGGCGACGCCATCGATGCGAGCGACGTCCCACGCGAGGACGTCTTCGTCGTCACCAAAGTCCACCGGGACAACGCCGCTCACGACGACGTCGTCGCCTCGACCAGAGCGAGTCTCGAACGGCTCGACCTCGAGACGGTCGACCTGCTGTTGCTCCACGCCCCGAGTCGGCGAGCGCCGCTCGAGGAAACGATCGGCGCGATGAACGACCTGCAGGCCGACGGAGTGGTCGAACACATCGGCGTGAGCAACTTCTCGGTCGAGCAACTCGAGTTCGCCATCGAGTGCTCGGAAACGCCGATCGTCACGAACCAGGTGAAATACCATCCCTATCACCACCAGAACGAGCTGCTCGAGTGGTGTGTCGAGAACGACGTCTGCCTGACGGCGTACAGCCCGCTGGCCGAGGGTGCGGTTCCGGGTGACGACCGTCTCGCCGAGATCGGCGAGCCGTACGGCAAGTCGGCTGTGCAGGTCGCACTGTGCTGGTTGCGCCAGCAGCCGATGGTCGCGGCGATTCCGAAAGCGGCGACGCCGTCACATATCGAGACGAACGCCGACGTCTTCGACGTCGAGCTGACCGACGACGAGCTGGACGCCGTCGGTGATCTCGGTGACGGTCGCTGGTCGCGGCTCGCTGGCAGGCTCGGCCTACGGTGA